The Nitrospira sp. genome includes a region encoding these proteins:
- a CDS encoding SprT-like domain-containing protein, whose translation MTPTSHISTALSPEMLEARWHQLNARYFDSALPPIPIRWSTRLTSSVGMFTCRGGPRTSYAAPTSPSRREIRLSRPLFEQLAARTPQLEQELINTLAHEMIHQWQFDILRRRPNHGLVFLRKMTQINRSGEVAVTTYHSLEKEVIALSRFIWQCINCGRLYRRQRKTIQPQRHHCGACRGTLQELATEPELRTDQHSPFIDQTSDTLSPLEPLNNLTGSPEQLTLELP comes from the coding sequence GTGACGCCGACCTCACACATTTCAACAGCGCTTTCACCTGAAATGCTCGAGGCTCGGTGGCACCAGTTGAACGCACGATACTTCGACAGTGCTCTCCCGCCGATTCCGATTCGCTGGAGTACGCGCCTGACCTCCTCTGTCGGGATGTTTACCTGCCGTGGTGGACCAAGAACGTCCTACGCCGCTCCCACGAGTCCGAGTCGTCGAGAGATTCGCCTCTCACGTCCACTCTTTGAGCAACTGGCCGCGCGCACGCCGCAGCTGGAGCAGGAACTGATCAACACTCTGGCACATGAAATGATCCACCAATGGCAATTCGATATCCTGAGACGGCGACCCAATCATGGCCTCGTATTTCTGCGGAAAATGACGCAGATCAATCGTTCGGGAGAAGTGGCTGTCACGACGTATCACTCGCTGGAGAAGGAAGTGATCGCCTTGTCGAGATTCATCTGGCAATGCATCAACTGCGGACGTCTCTACCGGCGACAACGGAAAACGATCCAGCCTCAGCGACATCACTGCGGAGCCTGTCGAGGAACCTTGCAGGAGCTCGCCACAGAACCAGAGCTGCGCACAGATCAGCACAGCCCGTTCATCGATCAGACTTCTGACACACTCTCCCCACTGGAACCACTGAACAATCTCACAGGATCGCCGGAGCAATTGACGCTTGAACTGCCGTGA
- a CDS encoding TIGR02710 family CRISPR-associated protein: MAQDQPIKALVVAIVDDAAAAVYSINRLKPEALCFVLPEGSKALVESAVQPNIDQMPKRWDWIVTEELCEFSACYQVLARSLPDLLRTWDVQYGELVVGMSGATPAIAAALTLAAVPWTSRVVSLVPAREGQEDDRVELNGKSFIWAQSNPWDEQAAVARREGCELFNRGLFHAAVKLFREVELRVSGGQKPLYRAFADLAEGYDLWERFQYRQAWEKLKTSAKALEMASLWGGPPGLKAIIAPIKTNASFLEKLVLDPAEVKESLTLDLLACTGRRLHTRHDPEAAMTALVRVLEACAQVRLYKSYKIKSWDAQPTQLPAALQEVCQTCYLEDIDGKYKLPLQAQFRVLAGLGDQLGQGFLREWPKMKPLLDAANHAVLGHGFEPIKSERVQQLYEVVLRLTGVAESSLPKFPVLSL, from the coding sequence ATGGCGCAAGACCAACCCATCAAGGCACTCGTAGTTGCGATAGTCGATGATGCCGCGGCAGCGGTGTATTCGATCAACCGGCTCAAGCCGGAGGCTTTATGCTTTGTCTTGCCGGAAGGCAGCAAAGCCTTGGTTGAGTCAGCAGTCCAGCCGAACATCGACCAAATGCCGAAGCGGTGGGATTGGATTGTGACGGAAGAGCTGTGTGAGTTCTCTGCGTGCTATCAGGTACTGGCCCGCTCCCTTCCTGATCTGTTGCGGACCTGGGACGTACAGTACGGTGAGCTGGTTGTAGGCATGAGCGGCGCCACGCCGGCGATCGCGGCTGCGCTCACATTGGCAGCCGTCCCGTGGACGTCTCGAGTGGTCTCGTTGGTTCCGGCTCGGGAAGGTCAAGAGGATGATCGTGTTGAACTGAACGGGAAGTCCTTTATTTGGGCGCAAAGCAATCCGTGGGATGAACAAGCGGCAGTGGCGCGTCGTGAAGGGTGCGAGTTGTTCAACCGGGGACTCTTTCACGCTGCAGTGAAACTGTTCCGAGAGGTGGAGTTACGTGTCAGTGGCGGGCAGAAACCGCTGTATCGGGCGTTTGCGGATTTGGCTGAAGGCTATGATTTGTGGGAGCGGTTTCAGTATCGTCAAGCATGGGAGAAGTTGAAGACCTCCGCAAAGGCGCTGGAGATGGCGTCACTCTGGGGTGGGCCGCCTGGATTAAAAGCCATCATCGCTCCGATTAAAACCAATGCGAGTTTTCTCGAAAAACTTGTGCTCGATCCGGCAGAAGTCAAGGAGTCGCTCACCCTGGATTTGTTGGCCTGTACCGGTAGGCGACTGCATACTCGCCACGATCCCGAAGCAGCCATGACGGCGCTCGTCAGGGTGCTTGAGGCATGCGCTCAAGTTCGTCTGTATAAATCATACAAGATCAAGAGTTGGGACGCGCAGCCAACACAGCTGCCCGCAGCACTTCAGGAAGTCTGTCAGACCTGTTATCTCGAAGATATCGACGGCAAGTACAAGCTGCCGCTCCAGGCGCAGTTTCGTGTCTTGGCCGGATTGGGCGATCAGCTGGGGCAGGGGTTCTTGCGGGAATGGCCCAAGATGAAGCCATTACTGGACGCAGCGAACCATGCCGTATTAGGGCATGGGTTCGAGCCGATCAAGTCCGAGCGAGTCCAGCAGTTGTATGAGGTCGTGCTCCGACTGACGGGTGTCGCGGAATCGTCTTTGCCAAAGTTTCCTGTTCTGAGCCTCTAA
- a CDS encoding D-sedoheptulose 7-phosphate isomerase: MQTVVLAAFADSAKVKQQFAHEHADRIVHVAELIANAFNNGNKVLLFGNGGSSTDAAHIAAEFVGRYRRDRVPLPAIALATDIAAITCIANDYGYEELFARQVRAHGRKGDIAIGISTSGNSPNVLKGIAAARECGLITVAWTGGSGGTLAGLVEYPFIVPSTLTSRIQESHITLGHVLCELIEDHLLGNAS, encoded by the coding sequence ATGCAAACAGTGGTGTTGGCGGCCTTTGCAGACAGTGCCAAGGTAAAACAGCAATTTGCACACGAGCATGCCGATCGCATCGTGCACGTCGCAGAGCTCATCGCAAACGCGTTCAACAACGGCAACAAAGTTCTGCTCTTCGGCAACGGCGGAAGCTCAACCGATGCCGCACACATCGCCGCAGAATTTGTCGGACGATACAGGCGCGACCGAGTGCCGCTCCCCGCAATCGCCCTCGCGACGGATATCGCCGCTATTACGTGCATCGCCAATGACTATGGGTATGAAGAACTCTTCGCTCGACAGGTTCGGGCTCATGGTCGAAAAGGCGATATTGCCATCGGCATCAGTACGAGCGGGAACTCTCCCAATGTCCTCAAAGGCATCGCGGCGGCGCGTGAATGCGGACTGATTACCGTTGCCTGGACCGGTGGGTCGGGAGGCACGCTGGCCGGACTTGTTGAATACCCGTTTATCGTGCCGTCTACCCTGACATCTCGGATCCAGGAAAGTCATATCACGCTCGGTCATGTCCTATGTGAGCTGATAGAGGATCATCTCCTTGGGAACGCGTCCTGA